From Pigmentibacter ruber, a single genomic window includes:
- a CDS encoding response regulator transcription factor produces MSNSKDFLLIVEDEEAIGEGLLYNFEAEGFEVILLSNGYEALEFIKINFEKISTIILDLMLPQLDGYEILKKTRILAERIPILVLSAKSLENDRIKAFELGADDYVTKPFNLSEIILRVKRLVQRKKWYKTEIALTPRAFGNTIFDMERLTITRNDGIVHRISPTEGLLVQVFLENANKILTRNDLLHKVWQYDAIIETRTVDVFVGKLRKYIEKNPAKPEFIHSVRGVGYTYIPLKEV; encoded by the coding sequence ATGTCGAACTCCAAAGACTTTCTTCTCATAGTTGAGGATGAAGAAGCAATTGGTGAAGGATTATTATATAATTTTGAAGCAGAAGGTTTTGAAGTTATTTTACTTTCTAATGGATATGAAGCATTAGAGTTTATAAAAATAAATTTTGAAAAAATCTCCACTATTATTTTGGATTTAATGTTACCTCAATTAGATGGTTATGAAATTTTAAAAAAAACAAGAATACTTGCTGAAAGAATTCCTATATTAGTTTTAAGCGCAAAAAGCCTTGAAAATGACAGAATAAAAGCGTTTGAACTAGGAGCTGATGATTATGTAACAAAACCCTTTAACTTATCAGAAATAATCTTACGGGTAAAAAGATTAGTTCAAAGAAAAAAATGGTATAAAACTGAAATTGCACTAACTCCAAGAGCTTTTGGTAATACAATTTTTGATATGGAACGCCTTACTATTACTAGAAATGATGGAATAGTTCATAGAATTTCCCCAACTGAGGGTTTATTGGTGCAAGTATTTTTAGAAAATGCAAATAAGATTCTAACAAGAAATGATTTACTACATAAAGTTTGGCAGTACGATGCAATAATAGAAACAAGAACTGTCGATGTATTTGTAGGAAAATTAAGAAAATATATTGAAAAAAATCCTGCTAAACCAGAATTCATTCATTCTGTAAGAGGTGTTGGTTACACCTACATTCCACTTAAAGAAGTATAA
- the metH gene encoding methionine synthase encodes MKKKISDLIKEKVLVLDGAMGTQIFNFNPTIEDYGGLEYDGCVELLNERRTKWIQEIHHNYFINGSDAVETNTFGCNEIVLSEFNLSHRTEELNIIAAKLAREVATSFHDNKYVIGSVGPGTKLISLLQIDYQTLFQSYKKQMLGLIKGGVDAILIETSQDINQVKVAIRAAKSAMKELNKKIPIWSQVTIETSGTMLVGSDIQTALTSIETLEIDVLGMNCATGPDEMRQHIAYLAEASPFALSVLPNAGLPQNVGGKTVYPLGPKDFANKVNLMAKDFSLNIIGGCCGTTPEHIKELANLASSLNPGFRKGKYEKSVSSLYNSVPLNLEPKPLYVGERTNANGSKKFKELLAINDYDGLVQIAKSQLKEGAHILDVCVAYVSRNETEDMENLLKKIVTQVNIPIMIDSTELPVIEKALQIAPGKCIINSINFEDGEEKAREILKYCKEYGAAVVALTIDEEGMAKTTEKKLAIAKRIYNLVVDEFHIHPGDLIFDPLTFTLGSGDEEFRKSAIATLDGIKLIKESLPGVKTILGLSNVSFGLTPYTRQILNSLMLYHAVKNGLDLAILNASKIIPVAKIEPDVRNIFEDLLFDRRKENYDPLKVILQKFSDLKKDSSSENIKRNTLSIEEKLKLDIIDGEKQLIVEDCKEALKSYPPLTIINEILLSGMKIVGERFGAGEMQLPFVLESAEAMKAAVSVIEPYMEKKTGYSKGKMIIATVKGDVHDIGKNLVDVILSNNGFEILNLGIKQPIESILEKYKNSGANAIGMSGLLVKSTAIMKENLEYMSMHGYTIPVILGGAALTREFVEKDCQAVYKGQVFYAFDAFESLKIMEKLSEISGELTLEQANAIRKYARAQDNSTPSEPQEQKIKIIRKGSPSIQLDENGQSPWIRKNEKIPNPPFWGTKVIEESIKNLFNFIDEFALIRSRWGFTQGTKSDLDFNQLLQEKAYPLFHKWKTKVIVEKVFQPKAIYGYFPVCSYQNKLFVYEPNDKNKFNPSDKNKIIAEFEFPRQSSGKLLCISDLFRNIRSGEFDTLGIQIVTLGEEFSNQTKKLYDSGNVTDYYYMHGIGTELTEAFAELLHKRIRTELGIVSKDATNMRQLFSQGYQGSRYSFGYPACPSMEGNATLLNLLDSSRIGVFISEAFQMHPELTTSALVSWHPQARYFST; translated from the coding sequence ATGAAAAAAAAAATTTCTGATTTAATTAAAGAAAAAGTATTAGTACTTGATGGAGCTATGGGTACACAAATTTTTAATTTTAACCCAACTATTGAAGATTATGGTGGGTTAGAATATGATGGTTGTGTAGAATTATTAAACGAAAGAAGAACAAAATGGATTCAAGAAATCCATCATAATTACTTTATAAATGGATCTGATGCAGTCGAAACTAACACATTTGGCTGTAATGAAATTGTGTTAAGTGAATTTAATTTATCACATAGAACTGAAGAATTAAATATTATTGCAGCAAAATTAGCTAGAGAAGTTGCAACTAGCTTTCATGATAATAAATACGTTATTGGCAGTGTAGGACCAGGAACAAAACTGATTTCTCTTTTGCAAATTGATTATCAAACCTTATTTCAAAGTTACAAAAAACAAATGCTAGGCTTAATTAAAGGTGGAGTAGATGCAATATTAATTGAAACTTCACAAGATATTAATCAGGTTAAAGTTGCTATTAGAGCAGCAAAATCTGCTATGAAAGAACTAAACAAAAAAATTCCTATATGGTCTCAAGTTACAATAGAAACTTCTGGCACCATGCTTGTTGGCAGTGATATTCAAACTGCATTAACATCAATCGAAACACTTGAAATCGACGTTTTAGGAATGAATTGTGCAACAGGACCCGATGAAATGCGTCAGCATATTGCTTATTTAGCAGAAGCCTCGCCTTTTGCATTAAGTGTTCTTCCTAATGCTGGTCTTCCACAAAATGTGGGAGGAAAAACTGTTTATCCCCTTGGACCGAAAGATTTTGCTAATAAAGTAAACTTAATGGCTAAAGATTTTTCCTTAAATATTATTGGTGGTTGTTGCGGTACAACTCCAGAACACATTAAAGAACTTGCAAATCTTGCAAGCAGTCTTAATCCTGGTTTTAGAAAAGGAAAATATGAAAAGAGTGTAAGTAGTTTATATAATAGTGTTCCATTAAATTTAGAACCAAAACCTTTGTATGTTGGCGAAAGAACGAATGCAAATGGTTCTAAAAAATTTAAAGAACTATTGGCAATAAATGATTATGATGGCCTTGTGCAAATTGCAAAAAGTCAATTAAAAGAGGGCGCACATATCTTAGATGTTTGCGTGGCTTATGTTTCACGTAACGAAACAGAAGATATGGAAAATTTACTTAAGAAAATTGTAACACAAGTAAATATTCCGATAATGATTGATTCAACAGAATTGCCCGTAATTGAAAAAGCCTTACAAATTGCTCCTGGAAAATGTATAATCAATTCCATTAATTTTGAAGACGGCGAAGAAAAAGCAAGAGAAATTTTAAAATATTGCAAAGAATATGGTGCTGCTGTTGTAGCTCTTACAATAGATGAAGAAGGAATGGCAAAAACCACAGAAAAAAAGCTTGCAATAGCTAAAAGAATTTATAATTTAGTTGTTGATGAATTTCACATTCACCCTGGGGATCTTATATTTGATCCTTTGACTTTTACCCTTGGTAGTGGTGATGAAGAGTTCAGAAAATCTGCAATTGCTACACTGGATGGAATTAAATTAATTAAGGAAAGTTTACCGGGTGTAAAAACTATTCTTGGTCTATCAAATGTAAGTTTTGGCTTAACTCCTTACACAAGACAAATTTTAAATTCATTAATGCTTTATCATGCTGTAAAAAATGGACTAGATTTAGCTATATTAAACGCTTCAAAAATTATTCCTGTTGCAAAAATTGAGCCTGATGTTAGAAATATTTTTGAAGATCTTCTTTTTGATCGCAGAAAAGAAAATTATGATCCATTAAAAGTAATATTGCAAAAATTTTCTGACTTGAAAAAAGATTCATCCTCTGAAAATATAAAACGAAACACTCTTTCTATCGAAGAAAAATTAAAACTAGATATTATAGATGGAGAAAAACAGCTTATTGTTGAAGACTGTAAAGAAGCTTTAAAATCTTATCCTCCCCTCACAATAATTAATGAAATTTTACTTTCCGGAATGAAAATAGTTGGAGAACGTTTTGGTGCAGGAGAAATGCAATTACCTTTCGTCTTAGAAAGTGCTGAGGCGATGAAAGCTGCTGTGAGTGTAATTGAGCCATATATGGAGAAAAAAACAGGCTATAGTAAAGGCAAAATGATCATCGCAACAGTGAAAGGAGATGTCCATGATATTGGTAAAAATTTGGTGGATGTTATTCTGTCGAATAATGGGTTTGAAATTCTAAATTTAGGAATAAAACAACCAATTGAATCTATTCTTGAAAAATATAAAAATTCTGGGGCAAATGCAATTGGTATGAGTGGATTATTAGTTAAATCAACCGCAATTATGAAAGAAAATCTTGAATACATGTCAATGCATGGCTACACTATACCAGTAATCCTTGGAGGTGCGGCATTAACAAGAGAATTCGTCGAAAAAGACTGCCAAGCTGTTTATAAAGGGCAAGTATTTTATGCTTTTGATGCTTTTGAAAGCTTAAAAATAATGGAAAAATTGTCTGAAATTTCTGGTGAACTTACTTTAGAACAGGCAAATGCAATAAGAAAATATGCTCGAGCGCAGGATAATTCCACTCCTTCAGAGCCACAAGAACAGAAAATTAAAATAATAAGAAAAGGATCTCCTTCTATTCAACTAGATGAAAATGGTCAAAGCCCTTGGATTAGAAAAAATGAAAAAATACCAAATCCCCCTTTTTGGGGAACAAAAGTAATAGAAGAAAGTATTAAAAATTTATTTAATTTTATTGATGAATTTGCATTAATTCGTAGCCGCTGGGGATTTACACAAGGTACCAAAAGTGATTTAGATTTCAATCAACTCCTTCAAGAAAAAGCATATCCTTTATTTCATAAATGGAAGACTAAAGTAATTGTTGAAAAAGTTTTTCAACCTAAAGCTATTTACGGATATTTTCCAGTATGTTCTTATCAAAATAAATTATTTGTTTATGAACCTAATGATAAAAATAAATTTAATCCTTCTGACAAAAATAAAATTATTGCTGAATTTGAATTTCCTCGCCAAAGCTCAGGGAAACTTTTATGTATATCAGACTTGTTTAGAAACATAAGAAGTGGTGAATTTGATACTTTAGGAATCCAAATTGTTACTTTAGGTGAAGAGTTTTCTAATCAAACAAAAAAATTATATGATTCTGGTAACGTAACAGATTACTACTATATGCATGGAATTGGAACAGAATTGACCGAGGCTTTCGCTGAATTATTGCATAAAAGAATAAGAACTGAATTGGGAATAGTAAGTAAAGATGCAACAAATATGCGCCAACTTTTTAGCCAAGGATATCAAGGATCACGTTATTCATTTGGTTATCCTGCTTGCCCAAGTATGGAAGGAAATGCAACTTTACTAAATCTTTTAGACTCAAGTAGAATAGGTGTATTTATTTCAGAAGCTTTTCAAATGCATCCTGAGCTAACTACTAGCGCATTAGTAAGTTGGCATCCTCAAGCAAGATATTTTTCAACATAG
- a CDS encoding 2Fe-2S iron-sulfur cluster-binding protein, producing MTKPIIYFVLEDMEVEAPIGTTFQEIVDSCGADVTFGCRTGTCGTCRIKIEEGIENISTMEREEKDFLESISANKDERLGCQIKINGNCSINYIGL from the coding sequence ATGACAAAACCAATCATTTATTTTGTATTGGAAGATATGGAAGTAGAAGCCCCTATTGGAACTACTTTTCAAGAAATTGTTGATTCTTGTGGTGCCGATGTTACTTTTGGATGCAGAACAGGTACTTGTGGAACTTGTCGAATAAAAATTGAAGAAGGAATAGAAAATATCTCAACGATGGAAAGAGAAGAAAAAGATTTCCTTGAATCTATTTCTGCAAATAAAGATGAACGCTTAGGTTGTCAGATAAAAATAAATGGTAATTGCTCAATCAATTATATAGGTTTATGA
- a CDS encoding bifunctional homocysteine S-methyltransferase/methylenetetrahydrofolate reductase, protein MPNSFSANSKQKCLRSFRSCLKKGECILLGGSTGTLLYEKGIFINKSFEEVNLSQPELVFQIHSEFINAGAQIISTNTWGANYYKLKSFGLEKKAEEINFKGAEIARKAASTNCWVAGSIGPLGVRIEPWGPTSLDEAKNTFKEQANALINGAVDLFILEGFPDLSEIHQAILAIKELGDYPIIAMMSVNEDGNSLFGTEPAWFTQKLDEWGADVVGIDGGNGPAPMLEILKKLKQSTQKPIILYPNAGQPRMVDGRLIYMASPEYMGEFARQALLRGARLLGGSSGTSPAHTKIMSGAIRQAKAFDLTEQIKNVETKEENKIHVHITNVPRVLQSNWAQKIIDGKFVTSVELLPPKGLEIEKILERAKICKENKIDAINIPDGPRASARMSSLATACIIEREIGIETVLHYACRDRNLLGIQSDLLGAAGLGIKNILCITGDPPKMGPYPNATAVFDIDAIGLVNMVTRLNSGLDLGGSSIGRPTCMSVGVGANPVASDLEKEKSRFKYKVEAGAEWAITQPVFDSVSLFKFLEFSSKFKIPIIAGIWPLKSLRNAEFMANEVPGVYVPNAILDRMRRCKTSEEQMDEGIAIAKELIDEIKSSVQGLQISAPLGNVEFALRLL, encoded by the coding sequence ATGCCTAATTCTTTTTCTGCTAATTCTAAGCAAAAATGTTTGCGTTCTTTTCGTTCCTGTTTAAAAAAAGGAGAGTGTATTTTATTGGGAGGTTCCACTGGAACTCTTCTCTATGAAAAAGGAATATTTATAAATAAATCCTTTGAAGAAGTAAATCTCTCACAACCAGAACTCGTTTTTCAAATTCATTCAGAATTTATTAATGCGGGCGCTCAAATTATTAGTACAAATACATGGGGAGCTAATTATTATAAATTAAAATCCTTTGGTCTAGAAAAAAAAGCTGAGGAAATAAACTTTAAAGGGGCAGAAATAGCCCGCAAAGCAGCATCAACAAACTGCTGGGTTGCTGGAAGCATAGGACCTCTAGGAGTCAGAATCGAGCCATGGGGACCAACTTCTTTAGATGAAGCAAAAAATACTTTTAAAGAGCAAGCAAATGCATTGATAAATGGTGCTGTTGATTTATTTATTCTTGAAGGATTTCCAGATTTATCCGAAATTCATCAAGCTATTTTAGCAATTAAAGAATTAGGTGATTATCCAATCATTGCTATGATGAGTGTAAATGAAGATGGTAATAGTTTATTTGGTACAGAACCAGCTTGGTTTACACAAAAACTGGATGAATGGGGTGCAGATGTCGTTGGCATAGATGGCGGAAATGGTCCTGCTCCCATGTTAGAAATATTAAAAAAACTCAAACAATCAACACAAAAACCAATTATACTTTATCCAAACGCAGGCCAACCACGGATGGTTGATGGACGCCTCATTTATATGGCAAGCCCTGAATATATGGGAGAATTTGCTCGCCAAGCTTTACTCAGAGGAGCGAGACTTCTTGGTGGTAGTAGTGGAACTTCTCCAGCACACACTAAAATAATGTCTGGAGCCATTCGTCAAGCAAAGGCGTTTGATTTAACCGAGCAAATAAAAAATGTTGAAACAAAAGAAGAAAATAAAATTCATGTTCACATCACAAATGTACCAAGAGTTTTACAAAGTAATTGGGCACAAAAAATAATTGATGGAAAATTTGTTACCAGTGTTGAATTACTTCCTCCAAAGGGATTAGAAATTGAAAAAATTCTTGAACGTGCAAAAATTTGTAAAGAAAATAAAATAGATGCCATAAATATACCAGATGGTCCGAGAGCATCTGCTAGAATGAGTTCATTAGCAACTGCGTGTATTATTGAGCGAGAAATTGGTATTGAAACTGTATTACATTATGCCTGCAGAGATAGAAATCTTCTAGGCATTCAAAGCGATCTTTTAGGTGCTGCAGGGTTAGGTATAAAAAATATTTTATGCATCACTGGCGATCCTCCCAAAATGGGACCTTATCCAAATGCTACAGCTGTTTTTGACATCGATGCTATTGGATTAGTAAATATGGTAACAAGATTAAATTCTGGACTTGACCTAGGTGGTTCCAGTATTGGCAGACCGACTTGCATGAGTGTCGGAGTAGGAGCGAATCCTGTAGCCTCGGACTTGGAGAAAGAAAAATCACGATTTAAATATAAAGTAGAAGCTGGTGCTGAATGGGCAATTACTCAACCTGTTTTTGATTCTGTTTCTTTATTCAAATTTTTAGAATTTTCTTCAAAATTTAAAATACCAATTATAGCAGGAATATGGCCATTAAAAAGTCTACGTAATGCCGAATTTATGGCTAATGAAGTTCCTGGAGTGTATGTCCCAAATGCAATTTTAGATCGCATGCGGAGATGTAAAACTTCAGAAGAACAAATGGATGAAGGAATAGCAATTGCTAAGGAGCTTATTGATGAAATTAAATCATCTGTACAAGGTTTACAAATAAGTGCTCCTTTAGGAAATGTAGAATTTGCACTTCGTTTACTTTAA
- a CDS encoding lytic transglycosylase domain-containing protein — protein MGCKSHFSFFNIFYPLAIAIAGCLSSIPEIYGLESSNSEVIGKKYITFYQDFLRNKKQEEIKHLDEIKKQIGKEKNGQEKIFLFLGLLNNAGDILQDDYVEFARKSIQQSKIKMTDIQNHLYRIYYANYLYLKKDYAGAILLLKPIAKQNKLVVFQMIAPLYLDALLDAGLKAEAIDYYKSYGNIIEQYTNWEKMNEVLVKLSQASLFFSQFNQALAFLKKPLLFYPLEKSGRDAMDIVSKIECSGGSLGSLYFREENLQYLSKEVYKRIGKQPDSRNYILALVGINPFNPVPSRPFEQLSSQEKDKILGNTELLLSAREYSLADHVLNYLSENGNYSDLNIKDRILDMRGRVFNALNQPIKASQVYFKLFTEIPNSKFAEIAKMKYAVSLHYARNHIEAAEFAKKNYIFSTIEEQNWFILWEYILAKKYDEAESVAINFLNQSKKESVNIKFQYWLSVIQYEKGMREEAKKTYQSIAKRTTEYPYSIFSRWKLNNYNYKNQNISENLGIKDYYSRKSNPFLKRKIKDKNLEEIRKLILSDLEDVAIIYIKKINTKKMKKNQVVLLANLAYAAKDFKMSSDLARNNFVNTLEEYGVDELWTEKTNFWKLNYPLAYWKDIQNAAKLADIDPLWLLSIMRAESLYYPTAESSVGAIGLMQIMPYTGMNISKHIGKENFNISLLKEPSQSIAYAAWYLRMLLKIYKGNYLLATAAYNGGPEAVNRWIGQNNSLTIDEFYENIPFQETKKYVAKVLGYLDIYYRVQLGNSDGYNLDFGDSLPDPFTKLNIF, from the coding sequence ATGGGATGTAAAAGCCATTTTAGTTTTTTCAACATATTTTACCCTTTAGCAATTGCAATAGCAGGTTGCCTAAGCAGTATACCTGAAATATACGGTTTAGAAAGCTCGAATTCAGAAGTAATAGGTAAAAAATATATTACCTTTTATCAAGATTTTTTGCGAAATAAAAAACAAGAGGAAATTAAACATTTAGATGAAATAAAAAAACAAATTGGCAAGGAAAAAAATGGGCAAGAAAAAATATTTCTTTTTTTGGGGCTACTCAATAATGCAGGAGATATTTTACAAGATGATTATGTTGAATTTGCTAGAAAAAGTATTCAACAATCTAAAATAAAAATGACTGATATACAAAATCATCTTTATCGTATCTATTATGCAAATTATTTATATTTGAAGAAAGATTATGCAGGAGCAATTTTATTATTAAAACCAATAGCAAAACAAAATAAACTGGTTGTTTTTCAAATGATAGCCCCATTATATTTAGATGCATTATTAGATGCAGGACTTAAAGCAGAGGCAATTGATTATTATAAATCTTATGGAAATATTATTGAGCAATATACAAATTGGGAAAAAATGAATGAAGTGTTAGTTAAGTTATCGCAAGCTTCATTGTTTTTTAGTCAATTTAACCAAGCGCTCGCTTTTTTAAAAAAACCACTTCTTTTCTATCCGTTAGAAAAATCTGGTAGAGATGCTATGGATATTGTTTCAAAAATTGAATGTTCAGGAGGAAGTTTAGGAAGTCTTTATTTTCGTGAAGAAAATCTTCAATATCTTTCAAAAGAAGTGTATAAACGTATAGGGAAACAACCTGATTCTCGGAACTATATTTTAGCATTAGTAGGAATAAATCCCTTCAATCCAGTGCCATCAAGACCTTTTGAGCAACTTTCTAGTCAAGAAAAAGATAAAATATTAGGAAATACTGAATTGTTACTTTCCGCAAGGGAATATAGTTTAGCTGATCATGTCTTAAATTATCTTTCTGAAAATGGGAATTATTCAGATTTAAATATCAAAGATCGTATTTTAGATATGCGAGGAAGAGTATTTAATGCTTTAAATCAACCAATTAAAGCATCTCAAGTTTACTTTAAATTATTCACAGAAATTCCAAATTCGAAGTTTGCTGAGATTGCTAAAATGAAGTACGCAGTATCTCTTCATTACGCAAGAAATCATATTGAGGCAGCTGAATTTGCTAAGAAAAATTATATATTCTCAACTATTGAAGAACAAAATTGGTTTATTTTATGGGAATATATCTTAGCAAAAAAATATGATGAAGCTGAAAGTGTTGCAATAAATTTTTTAAATCAAAGTAAAAAAGAATCTGTAAATATTAAATTCCAGTATTGGCTTTCAGTAATTCAGTATGAAAAAGGTATGAGAGAAGAAGCAAAAAAAACATATCAATCTATTGCAAAGAGAACAACAGAATATCCTTATTCCATATTTTCAAGATGGAAATTAAATAATTACAATTATAAAAACCAAAATATCAGTGAAAATTTAGGAATTAAAGATTATTACTCAAGAAAATCAAATCCATTTTTGAAAAGAAAAATAAAAGACAAAAACTTAGAAGAAATTAGAAAACTTATATTAAGTGATTTAGAAGATGTAGCAATTATATATATTAAAAAAATTAACACAAAAAAGATGAAGAAAAATCAGGTAGTGCTATTAGCAAATTTAGCTTATGCTGCAAAAGACTTTAAAATGTCTTCGGATTTAGCAAGAAATAATTTTGTCAATACTTTAGAAGAATATGGAGTTGACGAATTATGGACTGAAAAAACTAACTTCTGGAAGTTAAATTACCCTTTAGCATATTGGAAAGATATCCAAAATGCAGCAAAATTAGCTGATATTGATCCGTTATGGTTACTTTCAATTATGCGTGCCGAATCTCTTTACTATCCAACTGCTGAGAGTTCAGTTGGAGCAATAGGATTAATGCAAATCATGCCTTATACCGGCATGAACATTTCTAAACATATTGGTAAAGAAAATTTTAATATAAGCTTGTTAAAGGAACCTTCACAATCAATTGCTTATGCTGCATGGTATTTACGAATGTTATTAAAAATCTATAAAGGTAATTATTTATTGGCTACTGCAGCATATAATGGAGGTCCTGAAGCAGTAAATCGATGGATAGGACAAAACAATTCTTTAACAATTGATGAATTTTATGAAAATATTCCATTTCAAGAAACAAAAAAATACGTGGCAAAAGTGTTGGGATATCTTGACATTTATTATAGAGTGCAACTAGGAAATAGTGATGGTTATAATTTGGATTTTGGGGATTCTCTCCCAGATCCTTTTACAAAACTAAATATTTTTTAG
- a CDS encoding sensor histidine kinase — protein sequence MLKKLKWLLHPISILIGAQICWGLLMFVWIRWYILRSQEINTFIEKFPVAATNSGQWVILSQGCILMGFILIALYMIFVSQRRLSRITKMQDAILSNVTHELKTPLASIRLYAETMLLRNVTEDERKKFLTRTLKETERLQKLIDTVLISARLESDKSALIHSKVNLSELLNTCFNRVKDRFSELRTFEFQNLSADMENAFFIWGNPYHLTMLFDNLLDNAVKYTEKGGMIQAGVLLKKDFIQVFIKDNGVGIEKNHLKKIFKKFYRIERNLKVKIQGSGLGLFVCLSIVKEHHGKIFAVSDGLNKGCTFYVELQRLSSHS from the coding sequence ATGTTGAAAAAACTAAAATGGCTTTTACATCCCATCTCAATCCTCATCGGCGCCCAAATTTGTTGGGGCTTACTTATGTTTGTCTGGATCAGATGGTACATCTTAAGAAGCCAAGAAATAAATACCTTCATAGAAAAATTTCCTGTTGCAGCTACGAATTCGGGTCAGTGGGTTATTTTATCTCAAGGTTGCATATTAATGGGTTTTATCCTTATTGCATTATACATGATTTTTGTCAGTCAAAGGCGACTTTCAAGAATTACAAAAATGCAAGATGCCATTTTAAGCAATGTCACCCACGAATTAAAAACCCCTCTCGCCAGTATAAGGCTTTATGCTGAAACAATGCTACTGCGCAACGTGACAGAGGATGAAAGAAAAAAATTTCTAACAAGAACCCTAAAAGAAACTGAAAGGTTACAAAAATTGATTGATACCGTATTAATCTCCGCCCGCTTAGAGTCGGATAAAAGCGCATTAATACATAGTAAGGTTAATTTAAGTGAATTACTTAACACTTGTTTCAATAGAGTTAAAGATAGGTTTAGTGAATTACGTACTTTTGAATTTCAAAATTTATCTGCTGATATGGAAAATGCTTTTTTTATTTGGGGAAATCCCTATCATTTAACTATGCTATTTGATAATCTCCTTGATAATGCAGTTAAATACACAGAAAAAGGTGGTATGATTCAAGCAGGGGTTCTTTTGAAAAAAGATTTTATTCAAGTATTTATAAAAGACAACGGTGTTGGTATTGAGAAAAATCATTTAAAAAAAATATTCAAGAAATTTTATAGAATTGAACGAAATTTGAAAGTAAAAATTCAAGGATCAGGTCTTGGACTTTTTGTTTGTTTATCAATCGTAAAAGAACATCACGGAAAAATATTTGCAGTCAGTGATGGTTTAAACAAAGGATGTACATTTTATGTCGAACTCCAAAGACTTTCTTCTCATAGTTGA